The following are from one region of the Rosistilla carotiformis genome:
- a CDS encoding right-handed parallel beta-helix repeat-containing protein, whose product MMYVRLLLVASVLILGVARLGYAQSPFIVRMDPAGSDANDGLTPDTPVVTLQRVQQILKSTLADNPRDAEVRIGSGTYRGQSIRWTFTMPEHSITFMPRAGDKVRPVFDGVEHRGTWFRLDHSLGQQTGLNFQYIHVTRYATAISLNGNRNAVETCNRGNSIYGCMFTDVGEGSTAAVRLVNSKDNSIVNNHFLNITRSSRYGLLHAIYIAHHSSGNQILRNRFQDCCGDPVRVRDASNNNIVNENTFIRAGIAAAYSQWYCDHRRNDDDNPRNDCSKPTPECPSWNNQFRNNRLLETYNGERLSAWYFAQDDVDSLCPPPSPGARRLATSGNRHE is encoded by the coding sequence ATGATGTATGTACGCCTATTGCTTGTCGCTTCCGTGCTGATCCTTGGGGTCGCGCGTCTGGGATACGCTCAGTCGCCGTTTATTGTGCGAATGGATCCTGCGGGATCGGACGCCAACGACGGTTTGACGCCTGACACGCCCGTCGTGACACTCCAGCGGGTGCAGCAGATCTTGAAGTCGACGCTTGCCGACAATCCCAGAGACGCGGAGGTCCGGATTGGGTCGGGCACCTACCGCGGGCAGAGTATTCGCTGGACATTCACGATGCCCGAACACTCGATCACTTTCATGCCCCGCGCTGGCGACAAGGTGCGGCCGGTTTTTGATGGTGTTGAGCATCGCGGAACTTGGTTCCGCCTCGACCACTCTTTGGGGCAGCAGACGGGGCTGAACTTCCAGTACATCCACGTCACGCGTTACGCGACAGCGATCTCGTTGAACGGGAACCGGAATGCGGTGGAAACGTGCAATCGCGGCAACTCGATATACGGCTGCATGTTCACAGATGTTGGTGAGGGATCGACCGCCGCAGTGCGACTCGTCAATTCCAAAGACAACTCGATCGTCAACAATCATTTCTTGAACATCACGAGGTCGAGCCGGTACGGGCTGTTGCACGCAATCTATATCGCGCACCATTCGTCGGGGAATCAGATTCTTCGCAACCGATTCCAGGACTGCTGCGGTGATCCGGTTCGCGTTCGCGATGCATCCAACAACAATATTGTCAATGAAAACACGTTCATCCGCGCGGGGATCGCTGCAGCGTATTCTCAGTGGTACTGTGACCACCGTCGCAACGATGACGACAACCCACGCAACGATTGCTCCAAGCCCACACCGGAATGTCCTTCGTGGAACAACCAATTCCGCAACAATCGGCTGCTGGAAACCTACAACGGGGAACGACTGTCCGCGTGGTATTTCGCTCAAGACGATGTTGATTCCCTGTGTCCGCCGCCGTCGCCGGGTGCGAGGAGATTGGCGACAAGTGGCAACCGACACGAATAA
- a CDS encoding class I SAM-dependent methyltransferase: MINENRMHDLLGKMVSEMGAAAVGSLVILGDKLGLYRALAKDGPLSAGMLAEKTGTTERYVREWCAAQAGSGYIEYEADTDKFSMSPEQQAVFADPDSPFCMTGGFYAIGSIYVDEPKITHAFQTGEGVSWGDHSACLFCGTEKFFRPGYQASLVSEWLPSLDGVIDKLEAGAKVADVGCGHGASTLVMAKAFPKSSFIGFDFHEPSVKRANELASDSGLANVRFDVAAAKNFPGTDYDLIAFFDCLHDMGDPVGAAAHTLEALRPDGTMMLVEPFAHDELKDNLNPVGRMFYSFSTMVCTPASISQEVGLALGAQAGEKRLSEVAAEAGFSQFRRATETPFNLVLEAKP; this comes from the coding sequence ATGATTAATGAAAACCGAATGCACGATTTACTTGGCAAAATGGTTTCTGAAATGGGAGCCGCTGCGGTAGGTTCTTTGGTGATTTTGGGTGATAAGCTTGGGCTGTATCGCGCTCTCGCGAAGGACGGCCCCTTGTCGGCCGGCATGCTGGCGGAAAAGACAGGGACCACCGAACGCTACGTGCGCGAATGGTGTGCCGCCCAAGCCGGTTCTGGCTACATCGAATATGAAGCAGATACAGACAAGTTTAGCATGAGCCCTGAACAACAAGCTGTATTTGCGGACCCGGACAGTCCTTTTTGCATGACGGGAGGATTTTATGCAATCGGTTCAATATATGTCGATGAACCGAAAATTACACATGCATTTCAAACAGGCGAAGGCGTTTCATGGGGTGACCATAGCGCTTGCCTTTTCTGTGGAACCGAAAAGTTCTTTCGGCCAGGGTACCAGGCAAGCCTTGTGAGCGAGTGGCTCCCGTCACTGGACGGTGTGATTGATAAATTGGAGGCGGGAGCGAAGGTTGCCGATGTGGGCTGTGGCCACGGGGCCTCCACGCTGGTGATGGCCAAGGCTTTTCCGAAATCGAGTTTCATCGGATTTGACTTTCACGAGCCTTCGGTAAAGCGCGCCAATGAACTTGCCTCTGACTCGGGGCTGGCGAACGTCCGTTTTGATGTAGCAGCAGCAAAGAATTTTCCGGGAACAGACTATGACCTTATCGCCTTTTTTGATTGCTTGCACGACATGGGCGACCCGGTTGGAGCGGCCGCGCATACTCTTGAGGCATTAAGGCCCGACGGAACGATGATGCTTGTGGAGCCGTTTGCACATGACGAACTGAAAGACAATCTCAACCCGGTCGGACGAATGTTCTACAGTTTTTCGACAATGGTCTGTACTCCTGCGTCCATTAGTCAGGAGGTTGGGCTTGCACTAGGCGCTCAGGCTGGTGAGAAAAGACTGAGCGAAGTCGCTGCAGAAGCAGGCTTCAGTCAATTTCGACGTGCCACCGAAACTCCTTTTAATCTCGTTCTTGAGGCAAAGCCGTAA
- a CDS encoding arylsulfatase has product MKTQLRIHRWMPALRVTALLAACLMSVGATAQADEKKPNIMFIMADDIGWMQPGCYHRGLMVGETPNIDRLASEGGLFMHYYAQQSCTAGRTAFFTGMNPMRAGMLMPQLPGAISYLRPGTPSLAKFLLDQGYSTGEFGKNHLGDHPDSLPTAHGFQEFWGYLYHLDAMQGVSFPDINKSPTEQAVVPPMKMVPIPGIPETPGAITPEEGVCMASPRPILWMKSSNGTAKNQSGKDEGPLTLERSKTIDEEISAKVVDWLDRQDPEKTDKPFFCWYNPARMHITTMLSPKYEAMLGVKGGKDWGINEVGMKQLDDNIGVVLKKLEDMGELDNTIIVFTTDNGAEVITFPDGGTTPFKGGKLTTWEGGMRAPCVVRWPGKIKPGTIFKEIFASQDWLPTLVEIAGGAKDNDLNDQIMAGKYPGIVKTKLDGFNQTEYLTGESKESARDTFFYYTGAQPSAVRYKNWKFYYTMVGAGAMGGLMGAQTYHWTQLANIKRDPFEISVGADTKSLMSYAGALAAPSTAYVYDWNLLPIGQLLWEKELMSYKNFPPLQMAASYNLDQILESLKSQSGSRSD; this is encoded by the coding sequence ATGAAAACGCAGCTACGCATCCACCGCTGGATGCCGGCCCTCCGGGTCACGGCACTGTTGGCAGCCTGCCTGATGTCTGTTGGCGCCACCGCTCAAGCGGACGAGAAAAAGCCGAACATCATGTTCATCATGGCGGATGACATCGGATGGATGCAGCCGGGTTGTTATCATCGAGGCTTGATGGTCGGGGAAACTCCCAATATCGACCGGCTTGCCAGCGAGGGCGGCCTCTTCATGCACTACTACGCCCAGCAAAGTTGCACGGCCGGGCGGACAGCGTTTTTCACCGGCATGAATCCGATGCGGGCCGGGATGCTGATGCCCCAGTTGCCAGGTGCGATTTCGTACCTGCGCCCCGGCACTCCAAGCCTGGCGAAGTTCCTTTTAGATCAGGGCTACAGTACCGGTGAGTTCGGCAAGAACCACCTCGGCGATCATCCCGATTCCCTGCCGACCGCGCATGGTTTCCAGGAATTCTGGGGTTACCTCTACCATCTGGATGCGATGCAAGGGGTCAGCTTCCCCGACATTAACAAGAGTCCGACCGAGCAGGCTGTCGTGCCACCGATGAAGATGGTGCCGATCCCCGGTATTCCTGAAACACCCGGCGCGATCACTCCCGAAGAAGGCGTTTGCATGGCTTCCCCGCGGCCGATTCTGTGGATGAAATCCTCCAATGGCACCGCGAAGAATCAGAGTGGCAAGGACGAAGGCCCGCTGACTCTAGAACGCTCGAAGACTATCGATGAGGAAATTTCCGCCAAGGTCGTGGACTGGCTCGATCGCCAAGATCCCGAGAAGACGGACAAGCCCTTTTTCTGCTGGTACAACCCCGCCCGTATGCACATCACCACGATGTTGTCGCCTAAGTATGAAGCCATGCTCGGCGTGAAGGGGGGCAAGGATTGGGGAATCAACGAAGTCGGCATGAAGCAGCTCGACGACAACATCGGTGTCGTCCTCAAAAAGCTCGAGGACATGGGTGAACTCGACAATACCATCATCGTCTTCACGACCGACAACGGCGCGGAAGTCATTACCTTCCCTGATGGAGGCACCACTCCATTCAAGGGCGGCAAGCTGACTACCTGGGAGGGCGGCATGCGTGCCCCCTGCGTCGTCCGCTGGCCCGGAAAGATTAAGCCGGGCACTATCTTCAAAGAAATCTTCGCCTCCCAAGACTGGCTGCCCACGCTCGTCGAAATCGCGGGCGGTGCCAAGGATAACGACCTCAATGATCAAATCATGGCGGGCAAATATCCCGGTATCGTGAAGACCAAGCTCGATGGGTTCAATCAGACCGAATACCTGACGGGTGAGTCGAAGGAATCGGCTCGCGACACGTTCTTCTACTACACCGGCGCACAACCCTCGGCCGTGCGATACAAGAACTGGAAGTTCTACTACACAATGGTTGGTGCCGGTGCAATGGGTGGACTGATGGGGGCGCAAACCTACCACTGGACTCAGCTTGCCAATATCAAGCGCGATCCGTTTGAGATCAGCGTCGGTGCCGATACGAAGTCGCTGATGAGTTACGCCGGAGCACTCGCAGCACCTAGCACTGCGTACGTCTACGACTGGAACCTGTTGCCGATCGGCCAACTTCTGTGGGAGAAGGAGCTGATGTCATACAAAAATTTCCCGCCTCTGCAGATGGCAGCCAGCTACAATCTCGACCAGATCTTGGAGTCGTTGAAAAGCCAAAGTGGCTCCCGCTCGGACTGA
- a CDS encoding bifunctional diguanylate cyclase/phosphohydrolase, translating to MIDTTPPLPTGQSAEKPSRVDVVEGFERISTLLGDLNRLPSGTVASRKEYDADGSHENQLLAVRLGVATSLFYSLRCKHRQTAEHSLRVALGCSVWADRLQLSTEMRDRLEVAALLHDIGKIATPDRVLKKPGHLNDDERLIMEQAPDVGCEILRGCCSDESLLEILRYSRNWFHAGTDSDQLSGEDLPLGSRMLAIVESFDSMTTDQVYRRAFSQERAVAELFQYAGTQFDPDLVRDYASLLESRPELMYGAAARRWLQDLQGDYSNRFWSSSSPKPRSRNNDGALGQLLFHQHLLDTMCDGVVAIDGEGVITHWNYAFERMTNIAADAMIGQAWSDTLVRWDDSRQHPGEAASLGGCLATGAQSRRRMRLVLPDGKQTPVKVNFIPILGEESRVQGALAIVNDISQEESLEQKVQSLHVKATRDGLTGVANRAEFDRALGDVVEFAAAGKGPASLILCDIDRFKSVNDTHGHQAGDDALISFASVLERHSRDGDLVARYGGEEFALLCPGCDNATAAKRAETIRCDLERIAQPALANKCITASFGVTEYQSGDTESTIVARADRALYKAKENGRNRVVQLGSGLREPVDVLATSSKGWFHWLLTPSKSDQVKAKLATRVPVEMVIEKLRGFIADHNAEILKVQDQRLELRLDVRSSIHGRRSADGVSAFHLRINLDERDVETGYQGESNLMRETVIDANVSPWRSRDRRNREVKNACRNVIASLKSYLMADYIDRP from the coding sequence ATGATCGATACAACTCCGCCCCTTCCTACGGGGCAATCCGCCGAAAAACCAAGCCGTGTGGACGTGGTTGAAGGCTTTGAACGGATTTCCACCCTGTTGGGTGATCTCAATCGACTTCCCTCGGGGACGGTGGCAAGTCGCAAAGAATATGATGCCGATGGCTCGCATGAGAACCAATTGCTAGCGGTTCGCTTGGGCGTGGCGACTTCGTTGTTCTATTCGTTGCGCTGCAAGCACCGGCAAACTGCCGAGCACAGCCTGCGCGTTGCATTGGGGTGTTCGGTTTGGGCCGACCGGTTGCAATTGTCGACCGAAATGCGGGACCGATTGGAAGTGGCTGCGTTGCTGCACGATATTGGAAAAATTGCCACTCCCGATCGCGTACTGAAAAAACCTGGGCATTTGAACGACGACGAACGGCTGATTATGGAACAGGCCCCCGATGTGGGCTGTGAAATCTTGCGGGGCTGCTGCAGCGATGAGAGCTTGTTAGAAATCCTGCGCTACAGCCGGAATTGGTTCCATGCGGGCACGGATAGCGACCAGCTGAGCGGCGAGGACCTGCCGTTGGGATCGCGGATGCTGGCGATCGTTGAATCGTTCGATTCGATGACAACCGATCAGGTTTATCGGCGGGCGTTTAGCCAAGAGCGGGCTGTCGCCGAGTTGTTTCAGTATGCGGGAACCCAGTTTGATCCCGACCTTGTGCGCGACTACGCCAGTCTCTTGGAAAGTCGTCCCGAGTTGATGTACGGCGCTGCGGCGCGGCGGTGGTTGCAGGATTTGCAGGGGGATTACTCCAACCGGTTTTGGTCGTCCAGCTCGCCGAAGCCCCGCTCGCGAAACAACGACGGCGCTTTGGGCCAATTGCTATTCCACCAGCATCTGCTGGACACGATGTGCGATGGTGTGGTGGCGATCGATGGCGAAGGGGTGATCACGCATTGGAACTACGCTTTCGAACGGATGACCAACATCGCGGCCGATGCGATGATTGGGCAAGCTTGGTCGGACACCTTGGTGCGTTGGGACGATTCGCGTCAACATCCTGGCGAGGCTGCGAGCCTGGGAGGCTGTTTGGCCACCGGGGCGCAGTCGCGACGCCGGATGCGGTTGGTCTTGCCCGATGGGAAGCAGACTCCCGTTAAAGTGAACTTTATTCCCATCCTGGGCGAAGAGAGCCGCGTGCAGGGGGCGTTGGCGATTGTCAACGATATCTCGCAAGAGGAGTCGCTCGAACAGAAGGTCCAGTCGCTGCATGTCAAAGCGACTCGCGACGGTTTAACCGGTGTCGCCAATCGCGCTGAATTCGATCGCGCGTTGGGGGATGTCGTCGAATTCGCAGCCGCTGGGAAGGGACCTGCGAGTCTAATTCTTTGTGACATCGATCGATTTAAGTCGGTCAATGACACGCATGGCCACCAGGCTGGCGATGACGCCTTGATCAGCTTTGCCTCCGTGTTGGAGCGTCACAGTCGGGACGGCGATTTGGTCGCTCGTTATGGAGGTGAAGAGTTTGCGTTGTTGTGTCCTGGTTGTGACAACGCGACGGCGGCAAAACGGGCCGAAACCATTCGCTGTGATTTGGAGCGGATCGCCCAGCCGGCGCTCGCCAATAAATGTATCACCGCCAGTTTCGGCGTCACCGAGTACCAATCTGGAGACACCGAGTCGACGATTGTGGCGCGGGCCGATCGGGCTTTGTACAAGGCCAAAGAGAATGGTCGCAACCGCGTCGTGCAGCTCGGGTCCGGATTGCGTGAACCGGTCGACGTGCTTGCCACGTCATCCAAAGGTTGGTTTCATTGGCTGCTGACCCCTTCGAAATCGGACCAGGTGAAAGCCAAACTCGCGACGCGTGTTCCGGTGGAAATGGTGATCGAGAAATTGCGAGGCTTTATTGCCGATCACAACGCGGAAATCCTCAAGGTGCAGGATCAACGCTTGGAGCTTCGCTTGGATGTGCGGTCTTCAATCCATGGCCGCCGCAGCGCCGATGGCGTCTCCGCGTTCCATCTCCGCATCAACCTCGATGAACGCGATGTCGAAACCGGGTATCAGGGAGAGTCAAACTTGATGCGTGAAACGGTGATCGATGCCAACGTCAGTCCGTGGCGAAGTCGAGATCGCCGCAATCGGGAGGTCAAAAACGCGTGCCGCAACGTGATCGCCAGCTTGAAGAGCTATCTGATGGCGGATTACATCGACCGTCCCTAG
- a CDS encoding superoxide dismutase, which produces MAYALPALPYALDALEPHIDARTMEIHHGKHHQAYITKVNDAIAGTDLESKSIEDLISNLSAVPADKLGAVRNNGGGHANHSLFWTVMGPGCGGAPSGDLAAAIDSDLGGLDAFKTAFANAGATRFGSGWAWLYVSEGKLKVGSTANQDSPLMGEAVAGIGGTPILGLDVWEHAYYLNYQNRRPDYISAFWEVVNWSAVADGFAAAK; this is translated from the coding sequence ATGGCTTACGCATTGCCTGCACTTCCATACGCTCTGGACGCCCTGGAACCTCACATCGATGCCCGCACGATGGAGATCCACCACGGGAAACACCACCAGGCTTACATCACCAAGGTCAACGACGCGATCGCCGGTACCGACCTGGAAAGCAAGTCGATCGAAGATCTGATCTCCAACCTTTCGGCAGTCCCTGCCGACAAGCTGGGAGCCGTTCGCAACAACGGCGGTGGACACGCCAATCACTCGCTGTTCTGGACCGTCATGGGCCCTGGATGCGGTGGTGCTCCCAGCGGCGACCTGGCCGCTGCGATCGATAGCGACTTGGGTGGATTGGATGCCTTCAAGACAGCCTTCGCCAACGCCGGAGCGACTCGCTTTGGTAGCGGTTGGGCTTGGTTGTACGTCAGCGAAGGAAAGCTGAAAGTTGGCAGCACCGCCAACCAAGACAGTCCTTTGATGGGCGAAGCCGTCGCCGGTATCGGTGGCACCCCGATCCTCGGCTTGGACGTTTGGGAGCACGCCTACTACTTGAACTATCAAAACCGTCGTCCCGACTACATCAGCGCCTTCTGGGAAGTTGTCAACTGGAGCGCCGTTGCCGATGGTTTTGCAGCGGCCAAATAA
- the prmC gene encoding peptide chain release factor N(5)-glutamine methyltransferase: MSAEQAEKWTILRLLEWTTEYFGKSGSDSPRLDAELLLSEARGCERIELYTAFNEEPGDEVRTAFRELVRRRGEGTPVSQLLGRKEFYSLSFRVSEDTLIPRPETEHLVIEALDEFKRQGQSKESLQIADVGTGSGIIAICLAKNLPNARFTAIDISAAALRVAETNAAAHKVQDRIQFIEGDLLAKLPETPTLDMICSNPPYVSEAEYAELDKSVRDFEPRQALVGGPDGTETIVRLIAEALPRLKPGGRLIFELSPMIVDQVIEHLAHVDAAEDVRVIKDLAGHKRIVSVARSQ; encoded by the coding sequence ATGAGTGCCGAACAAGCCGAAAAGTGGACCATCCTGCGACTGCTGGAATGGACGACGGAATACTTCGGCAAGTCGGGCTCCGATTCGCCCCGCCTGGACGCCGAACTGTTGCTTTCCGAAGCGCGTGGTTGCGAACGCATCGAACTGTACACCGCGTTCAACGAAGAGCCCGGAGACGAAGTGCGCACGGCGTTTCGCGAACTCGTCCGCCGCCGCGGCGAAGGGACTCCCGTTTCGCAACTGCTGGGCCGCAAAGAGTTTTATTCGCTGTCGTTTCGGGTCAGCGAAGACACATTGATCCCACGCCCCGAAACCGAACACCTCGTGATCGAGGCGTTGGACGAATTCAAGCGGCAAGGGCAGTCCAAAGAGTCGCTGCAGATCGCGGACGTCGGTACCGGCAGCGGGATCATCGCCATCTGCTTGGCAAAAAACCTCCCCAACGCCCGCTTCACGGCGATCGACATCTCCGCGGCGGCGCTACGGGTCGCGGAAACCAACGCGGCGGCGCACAAGGTTCAAGACCGGATCCAGTTCATCGAAGGGGACCTTCTGGCGAAGCTTCCCGAAACGCCGACACTGGACATGATCTGCAGCAATCCACCTTATGTCAGCGAAGCCGAATATGCCGAACTGGACAAATCGGTCCGTGACTTTGAGCCGCGTCAGGCGCTGGTCGGCGGCCCCGACGGAACCGAAACGATCGTCCGCCTGATCGCCGAAGCCCTCCCGCGACTGAAGCCCGGCGGACGGTTGATCTTTGAACTGAGCCCGATGATCGTCGACCAGGTGATCGAACACTTGGCCCACGTCGATGCGGCCGAAGATGTCCGCGTGATCAAGGACTTGGCTGGACACAAACGGATCGTCAGCGTCGCCCGCAGCCAATAG
- the prfA gene encoding peptide chain release factor 1 — protein MTSIRDTLDGKLKRFLDLERQMADPSVQADGTMMSAVAREHGGLARLANKFRTFKKLTDEIRGCKEIIEETEDPEEREMAEEEAEDLRKRREALWDELLTMTVGGEDALRTRCVMEIRSGTGGDEAALFARDLFEMYRKHAERVGWKTEILDTSVTELGGFKEITLAFEGEGVFRDLQYESGGHRVQRVPETETQGRVHTSAATVAVMPEPEDVEVTLKPDDYRVDKFCASGPGGQHVNKTESAIRLTHYETGIVVQCQDEKSQHKNLAKALRVLKTRVYEKKREEEMAKRSDTRNSLIGSGDRSQRIRTYNFPQNRLSDHRINLTLYKLDQIIAGDLQPVTDAMIEYDRDQLRGDMGVI, from the coding sequence ATGACTTCCATTCGCGACACCCTCGACGGCAAGCTTAAACGATTCCTGGATCTCGAACGCCAAATGGCCGACCCCTCGGTCCAGGCCGACGGAACGATGATGTCGGCTGTCGCCCGCGAGCATGGCGGGCTGGCCCGGTTAGCCAACAAATTCCGCACCTTCAAGAAGCTGACCGACGAAATCCGCGGCTGCAAAGAGATCATCGAAGAGACCGAAGATCCCGAGGAACGCGAGATGGCCGAAGAAGAGGCCGAGGATCTACGGAAACGACGCGAAGCGTTGTGGGATGAATTGCTGACGATGACCGTTGGCGGTGAAGACGCTTTGCGGACGCGTTGCGTGATGGAAATTCGCTCCGGCACCGGAGGCGACGAGGCGGCGCTGTTCGCCCGCGATCTGTTCGAAATGTATCGCAAACATGCCGAGCGCGTCGGTTGGAAGACCGAGATCCTCGACACGAGCGTGACCGAACTGGGCGGCTTCAAAGAAATCACGTTGGCATTTGAAGGGGAGGGCGTCTTCCGCGACTTGCAGTACGAATCGGGAGGACACCGCGTACAACGCGTTCCCGAAACCGAGACTCAAGGCCGCGTCCACACCTCCGCAGCCACGGTGGCAGTGATGCCGGAACCCGAAGACGTCGAAGTCACCCTAAAACCGGATGACTACCGCGTCGACAAATTCTGTGCGTCGGGCCCCGGCGGCCAGCACGTCAACAAGACCGAATCAGCGATCCGATTGACCCACTACGAAACTGGAATCGTCGTCCAGTGCCAGGATGAAAAGAGCCAACACAAGAACCTCGCCAAGGCGCTACGCGTGCTGAAGACGCGGGTCTACGAAAAGAAACGCGAAGAAGAGATGGCCAAACGGTCCGATACCCGCAACAGCCTGATCGGTTCGGGAGATCGCAGCCAGCGGATTCGCACCTACAATTTCCCACAGAATCGTTTGAGCGATCACCGCATCAACCTGACGCTGTACAAATTGGATCAGATCATCGCGGGCGATTTGCAACCGGTCACCGATGCCATGATCGAATACGATCGCGACCAGTTGCGCGGCGACATGGGCGTTATCTAG
- the rpmE gene encoding 50S ribosomal protein L31, with the protein MKEGIHPNYQTTEVICGCGNTFTTRSVQPELKIDICNMCHPFYTGKLKFVDTAGRIDKFQKKFAAGSYASLAKGKKKK; encoded by the coding sequence ATGAAAGAGGGAATCCACCCTAATTACCAAACCACCGAAGTCATCTGTGGTTGCGGTAACACGTTTACAACACGCAGCGTTCAACCCGAACTGAAGATCGACATTTGCAACATGTGTCACCCCTTCTACACGGGCAAACTGAAATTTGTCGACACCGCTGGGCGGATCGATAAGTTCCAGAAGAAGTTCGCTGCGGGCAGCTACGCCAGCTTGGCCAAGGGCAAGAAGAAGAAGTAG
- a CDS encoding sugar phosphate isomerase/epimerase family protein: MQFLHSSRRQFLLASSAVLAGASLPRLAAAANEHAYKLGIQLYSLRGFNVDQALQHASDLGFEQVEFYSGMLPTNASADEIKSIQKKVSDLGMSISAHGVNRLTKDADANRKIFEFAKAVGIPTITADPDPDSFDNLDQLVQEFDIRVAIHNHGPKHRYNKAIDVLHAIEGHDARIGACADLGHYIRSGQRETEVIRLFQGRLYGIHLKDFAEMKDKTHGVILGKGHLDVEGVFGALKATDFPENGAISLEYEENPKDPIDDIRQCVTIAKAAMDKSGV, encoded by the coding sequence ATGCAATTCCTCCATTCATCCCGTCGTCAATTTCTGCTTGCCTCTTCGGCCGTCTTGGCAGGGGCGTCGTTGCCCCGTCTGGCGGCAGCGGCCAACGAGCATGCCTATAAGCTCGGCATCCAGCTCTATTCGTTGCGTGGCTTTAACGTCGACCAGGCACTTCAGCATGCCAGCGATCTTGGATTCGAACAGGTCGAATTCTACAGCGGCATGTTGCCAACGAACGCATCGGCCGACGAAATCAAATCGATCCAGAAGAAGGTCTCCGATTTGGGAATGTCGATTTCGGCGCATGGCGTCAATCGCCTCACCAAGGACGCGGATGCCAATCGCAAAATCTTCGAGTTTGCCAAAGCTGTCGGTATTCCAACCATCACGGCCGATCCGGATCCTGATTCCTTCGACAACCTCGACCAGCTTGTTCAGGAGTTCGACATCCGGGTTGCCATTCACAACCACGGTCCGAAACACCGATACAACAAAGCGATCGATGTACTGCATGCGATCGAAGGTCATGATGCACGGATCGGAGCATGTGCCGATCTCGGTCACTACATTCGATCGGGCCAACGGGAGACCGAAGTGATCCGTCTGTTCCAAGGCCGGCTGTATGGCATCCATTTAAAAGACTTTGCCGAGATGAAAGACAAAACTCACGGCGTCATTTTGGGCAAGGGTCACTTGGATGTCGAAGGAGTCTTCGGTGCACTCAAGGCGACCGATTTCCCCGAAAACGGGGCCATCTCGCTTGAATACGAAGAGAATCCCAAAGACCCGATCGATGATATCCGTCAGTGTGTGACGATCGCCAAAGCGGCGATGGATAAGAGTGGAGTTTAA